CGGTATCGTCACGGCCGTCGTCGCCGTCACCCGCATCATCCACGTCGCCAACCAGGAGACGCCGGCGCTGTTGTTTGGCTTCTTCTTCGGCCTCATCGCCGCCTCGGCGGTCATCCTGCTTCGCGCGCTCGACGTCGAGAACGGCCTGCAGGTCGTCGCGGGCGTCGTTGGCGTCGTCGTCGCGTTCCTGCTGTCCGGACCCGTGTCCTTCCTCGACGGCGGCGGCCTGCTGGTCGTATTCGTGGCCGGCGCCGTCGGCGTCAGCGCGATGATCCTCCCGGGCATCTCCGGATCGCTCCTGCTGGTCGTCCTCGGCCAGTACACCCGGATGTCGACGACGCTCAGCGAGTTCGTCGACTCGCTGGCCGCGCTCGTGACCGGCGGCACCGTCACCCGGGTCGTCGAGTCGGGCACCGTCGTCGTGACCTTCGTCCTCGGGGGCCTGGTCGGCCTGTTCACCATCTCACGCGTCGTGAGACGCGCGCTCGACCGGAACCGGCGGGCGACGCTGGCGTTCCTGGTCGGCCTGGTCGTGGGGGCGCTCCGCGCGCCGGTCCAGCGCGTGGCCGAGGACCCCGGCTTCTCCCAGGACGTCCTCCTGGCGTTCGCCGGGGCTGGCGTGGTCGGCGCCCTCGTCCTGCTGGCCCTCGAGTGGTATGCCGTCGATCTGGACCTCGACTCGGTGTGAGCAGTCGGCGACTCGCTCAGAACCCGATGGCACGGCGGTACTGTGGCGGCCCCTGGAGTTCGTCGGTGGCGTCGAGCGCCTCGGCCGCGCGAACCGTAAAGTAGGGGTCACGGAGGTGCTCGCGGCCGACGATGGCGAGGTCGGCCCGCCCGTTGGCGACGACGGCCTCGGCCTGTTCTGGCGTAGTGATACCGCCGACGGCACCCACCGCGATATCGGCCTCGGTCTCCGCGCGGATTCGTTCGGCGTACTCGACCTGGTAGTTCGGCCCCGCGTAGTCGGGCCGGGAGTCGGGCAGGATGCCGCCGCCGCTGACGTCGACGAGGTCGGCGCCCACCTCGGCCAGACGGTCCGACAGTCGGACCGAGTCCTCGACGGTCCAGGACTCGCGCTCGGGGAGCCAGTCGGTCGCGGAGATGCGGACGAAGACGGGTCGGTCGTCGGGCCACACCTCGCGGACCGCCGCGGTCACCTCGCGGACGAGGCGGGTCCGGCCCGCGAAGTCGCCGCCGTAGTCGTCCTCGCGGCGGTTGGTGACCGGCGACAGGAACTCGTGGAGGAGGTAGCCGTGGGCGGCGTGGACCTCGGCGACGTCGACGCCGACGTCGCGGGCCCGCTCGGCGGCCGTCCGGAAGGCGTCGACGACGCCCTCGATGCCCGTCTGGTCTACCCGTTCGGTCGCCGGGGGCGCCTCGTCCTCGTACGGCCATGGCTCGTCGGTCGGGCCGACGACGGACCAGCCGCCCGCCTCGGGGCCGAGCGGGGCGTGCCCCTCCCAGGGCCGCCGGGTCGAGGCCTTCCGGCCGGCGTGGGCCAGCTGGACGCCGATCGTGCTCCCCTGCGAGTGGGCGAAGTCGACGATGGGGGCCAGCGCCGCCGCGTGATCGTCGCTCCAGAGCCCGAGGTCCTCGGGCGAGATGCGCCCGCGGGGCTCGACGGCCGTCGCTTCGGTCATCACCAGGCCGGCCCGGCCGACGGCGCGCGAGCCGAGGTGGACGCGGTGCCAGTCGGTCGCGATGCCGTCGCGATCCTCGCAAGAGTACTGGCACATCGGCGAGACCATCACGCGGTTGGGAACCGTCGTCCCGCGCAGCTCCAGCGGGGTGAAGAGTTCGCTCATCGCCACCGCTTGGGAGGGTGGGCTCAAAACCCCGTCGTCCGGCTACCGCAGGACGCTCCGGCCCAGTCGCGACTCCGAGAGGTCGAAGTCGAAGCGGTCGGTCACCAGCAGGCCCGCGCCCAGCAGCGCCGCCAGCGCGACCGGGATCCAGTTGGCGTAGTAGAGGTTGATGGCCCCCCACAGGACGACGAAGCTCACCAGGTCGTCGAGCATGAACTCGCACTCGTCGAGGCGCCGCCGGAGGCCCGCCCGCTCGAAACCGACGTCGAAGAGGACGACGGCGACGGTCCCCGAGAGGAGCCATCCCTGGTAGTTCGACCACGGGACGCCGTAGAACTGCCCGACCTCGTAGGTCCAGAAGCCGAGGCCGACGGCGCCGGGGTCCAACACCAGGTCGACCAGCAGCACCGTCGACAGCGTCGCGAGCAGGCGAATCGGGGTCGACGCCGCGCGCCGGCCCAGCAGGAGGATGACCAGGAGGTAGCTGTTCAGCACCAGCGGGAAGAAGAATACAGGGAGACCCAGCGGCACCTCGCCCAGCAGCATCGGACCGAGGTCCACACCGTAGGCGAAATCGCCGTAGGGCCACCCGGTCCGGACGCCGACCAGTTCGATGCCGTAGGCGTAGGCCGTCAGCGCCAGCAAGGCGAGGCCGGCCCGGCGGGTGACGAGCGGGAAGACGCCGGCGACGAGCGGCAGGCGCATCACGAGCGTCCCGAAGAGGACGAAAAAGGGGTTGAAGGCGAGCGGCGGCGGCAGCAGACCCTCGGCGCTTCCCAGCAGCGTCACCGCGCCCACCAGCGGGAAGACGACCGCGATGGTGAAGCGGTGCTCGCGGACCAGCGCGTCCAGCCGGGCGGTGGCCTCGGCCCGCGTCCGGGGCGGCGACCAGTCCAGGTCAGCCATAGAGCATCACCCACAGACCGCCCAGCGTGAAGACCATGCCCACGAGCGTGTTGATGGCCGGGTACCACCAGTAGGCCTCGTCGATGTCGACGCCGATGGCGAGGATGCCGAAGACGAGTCCCGGGTACAGCAACAGGACGAGACCGAACGCCCAGTGCGTGTAGGTGAACACGAACGCGGCCAGCAGCCACGTCATCACGCAGTAGTAGTACGTGTTGGACTCGCCGAGGAACGTCGCCGTCGTCCGGATGCCCGCCTCGCGGTCGGGTTCGATG
The DNA window shown above is from Haloarcula halobia and carries:
- a CDS encoding DUF368 domain-containing protein, whose product is MTTAPDGATESLPTLRGSIPPVREWAKTFLIGLCMGAADGVPGVSGGTIALIAGIYERLIAAVTAVTPERAVALLRALTPVDGGVSGRRALAVLEEFDVWFLLALLAGIVTAVVAVTRIIHVANQETPALLFGFFFGLIAASAVILLRALDVENGLQVVAGVVGVVVAFLLSGPVSFLDGGGLLVVFVAGAVGVSAMILPGISGSLLLVVLGQYTRMSTTLSEFVDSLAALVTGGTVTRVVESGTVVVTFVLGGLVGLFTISRVVRRALDRNRRATLAFLVGLVVGALRAPVQRVAEDPGFSQDVLLAFAGAGVVGALVLLALEWYAVDLDLDSV
- a CDS encoding NADH:flavin oxidoreductase/NADH oxidase encodes the protein MSELFTPLELRGTTVPNRVMVSPMCQYSCEDRDGIATDWHRVHLGSRAVGRAGLVMTEATAVEPRGRISPEDLGLWSDDHAAALAPIVDFAHSQGSTIGVQLAHAGRKASTRRPWEGHAPLGPEAGGWSVVGPTDEPWPYEDEAPPATERVDQTGIEGVVDAFRTAAERARDVGVDVAEVHAAHGYLLHEFLSPVTNRREDDYGGDFAGRTRLVREVTAAVREVWPDDRPVFVRISATDWLPERESWTVEDSVRLSDRLAEVGADLVDVSGGGILPDSRPDYAGPNYQVEYAERIRAETEADIAVGAVGGITTPEQAEAVVANGRADLAIVGREHLRDPYFTVRAAEALDATDELQGPPQYRRAIGF
- the cruF gene encoding bisanhydrobacterioruberin hydratase, whose protein sequence is MADLDWSPPRTRAEATARLDALVREHRFTIAVVFPLVGAVTLLGSAEGLLPPPLAFNPFFVLFGTLVMRLPLVAGVFPLVTRRAGLALLALTAYAYGIELVGVRTGWPYGDFAYGVDLGPMLLGEVPLGLPVFFFPLVLNSYLLVILLLGRRAASTPIRLLATLSTVLLVDLVLDPGAVGLGFWTYEVGQFYGVPWSNYQGWLLSGTVAVVLFDVGFERAGLRRRLDECEFMLDDLVSFVVLWGAINLYYANWIPVALAALLGAGLLVTDRFDFDLSESRLGRSVLR